One Methylocaldum marinum DNA window includes the following coding sequences:
- the groEL gene encoding chaperonin GroEL, whose amino-acid sequence MAKQIVFNNTARSKMLRGIDKIARAVEITLGVSGPGAVIQHRTDGFPPIYTRDGFTVAHAITLNDPVEDLGARILRDVAGAVSRRAGDGTTTSVVLARKIAQGCARSLAAGAHPTALRQGIETAAAHVSAALRERAVRTLDRDLYRKVCRSAGKDDEATVDRILDAMAAVGAHGTVTIAPGRHLDDSLKITEGARWDQGYLSAYFNTDRERNLAELENPYILLYDREIADFMDLVPLLEAVPERSRSLLIVAENIAEKALAPLLLNHVRGNFRAVAVKPPGYGDRRLDRLDDLAVLTGGRACLDIYGAKLTAMTPDDLGQADLAVVDAESTTLIGGRGAQSAIEARIRELAAEAARIGELKPGHGSTTGNRQLCEELEERAQLLRGRMAAYEVGGVTDLAIRERLGRVENAYKAICAAREEGVLPGGGIGLLATRSVLDELCFDDPDRQRGLDIVRAALAEPLRRIAANAGMNAEAIVAAVLAVDDCAYGFDAGRRCFGDLWELGIVDPVKVTRLALENAAGIAGTVIATEAVVYRQPMAERLPDAEAVAEWAAATREDPRG is encoded by the coding sequence ATGGCAAAACAAATCGTATTCAATAACACCGCGCGTTCGAAGATGTTGCGCGGCATCGACAAAATCGCCCGCGCGGTGGAAATCACGCTGGGCGTCTCGGGACCTGGGGCGGTTATCCAGCATCGCACCGATGGATTCCCGCCCATTTATACACGCGACGGGTTCACCGTCGCCCACGCCATCACCCTGAACGACCCAGTGGAAGACCTTGGTGCCCGCATCCTGCGCGACGTTGCCGGAGCAGTCTCGAGGCGCGCGGGCGATGGCACCACCACCTCGGTCGTACTGGCCCGCAAGATTGCCCAGGGATGCGCCAGGAGTTTGGCGGCAGGCGCGCATCCCACCGCGCTCAGGCAGGGCATCGAAACGGCGGCTGCCCATGTTTCCGCGGCTCTGCGCGAACGCGCCGTGCGCACGCTGGATCGCGACCTGTACCGAAAGGTCTGCCGTAGTGCCGGCAAGGACGATGAGGCGACCGTGGACCGCATCCTTGATGCCATGGCCGCCGTGGGCGCGCACGGTACGGTGACCATCGCTCCCGGACGGCACCTGGACGACAGCCTGAAAATAACCGAAGGCGCCCGCTGGGATCAGGGCTATTTATCGGCTTATTTCAACACCGACCGCGAGCGCAACCTGGCCGAACTGGAAAACCCCTACATCCTGCTCTACGATCGCGAAATTGCAGATTTCATGGACCTCGTGCCCCTGCTAGAAGCGGTGCCGGAGCGCTCGCGCTCGCTCCTGATCGTCGCCGAAAACATCGCCGAAAAAGCCCTCGCCCCGCTGCTGCTCAATCATGTACGAGGCAACTTCCGCGCGGTGGCCGTCAAGCCGCCGGGTTATGGCGACCGGCGGCTGGATCGGCTCGATGATCTGGCCGTACTGACCGGAGGACGGGCTTGCCTCGACATCTACGGCGCGAAATTGACGGCGATGACACCGGACGATCTCGGCCAGGCCGACCTCGCCGTCGTCGACGCGGAATCGACCACCCTGATCGGTGGACGCGGCGCTCAAAGCGCGATCGAGGCACGGATTCGCGAACTCGCAGCCGAGGCCGCCCGGATCGGCGAACTAAAACCGGGTCATGGCTCGACCACCGGGAATCGGCAGCTATGCGAGGAACTGGAGGAGCGGGCTCAGCTCTTGCGCGGCAGAATGGCGGCGTACGAAGTGGGCGGCGTGACCGATCTCGCGATCAGGGAACGCCTCGGGCGGGTGGAAAATGCCTACAAAGCCATCTGCGCAGCCCGCGAGGAAGGCGTCCTGCCGGGCGGCGGCATCGGACTGCTGGCCACGCGTTCCGTGCTCGACGAGTTGTGCTTCGACGACCCCGACAGGCAACGCGGACTGGACATCGTGCGGGCAGCGCTCGCCGAACCGCTGCGCCGTATCGCCGCCAACGCCGGCATGAACGCCGAAGCGATAGTTGCCGCGGTCCTGGCCGTCGACGACTGCGCCTACGGCTTCGATGCCGGCCGCCGCTGTTTCGGTGATCTGTGGGAACTGGGCATCGTGGACCCGGTCAAGGTCACTCGCCTGGCCTTGGAAAACGCCGCCGGCATCGCCGGCACCGTCATCGCCACGGAAGCCGTCGTCTACCGGCAACCCATGGCAGAACGCCTTCCGGACGCCGAGGCCGTCGCCGAATGGGCGGCCGCCACCCGCGAAGACCCTCGCGGCTGA
- the mmoC gene encoding aromatic/alkene monooxygenase hydroxylase FAD-binding subunit MmoC, with product MSKVHRIRAVTEDGHEIAFECRSDENVISAGLRQDVILMASCREGGCATCKAYCAEGDYQLVGTSVQALPPDEEEEGLVLLCRCFPESDLELELPYTYDRISFAAENPEFQAEVVDFGLISCNVMCLNLRRIGQNSDRKVRFSPGQFFDIRIPGAETNPTRSYSPANIANDEGELELLIRLLPDGRFSEYLRNHITKGERLTLRGPGGIFGLKENGFRPRYFVAGGTGLAPVLSMVRHMHAYGEPQESHIYFGVNTAAEVFCIDTLKALESAMNNLTVHICVWQPDHAWDGERGSVIDIVRRDLRELRAKPDIYLCGPPGMVDAAHAACDEFGIPKNQIYMEKFLPSGPCGEACDPTVVHVHHSAG from the coding sequence ATGTCCAAGGTCCATCGAATACGCGCCGTCACCGAAGACGGGCACGAGATCGCTTTTGAATGCCGCAGCGACGAGAATGTCATTTCGGCAGGGTTGAGACAGGACGTCATCCTCATGGCATCCTGCCGCGAGGGCGGTTGTGCCACCTGCAAGGCTTATTGCGCGGAGGGCGATTATCAGCTGGTGGGAACCAGCGTCCAGGCCTTGCCGCCCGACGAGGAAGAAGAAGGCCTGGTACTGTTGTGCCGCTGTTTTCCGGAGAGCGATCTCGAGCTCGAACTTCCCTATACCTACGACCGTATCTCGTTCGCGGCGGAAAATCCCGAGTTTCAAGCCGAAGTAGTCGATTTCGGGCTGATTTCCTGCAACGTCATGTGTCTGAACTTGCGCCGCATCGGTCAAAACTCCGACCGCAAGGTACGATTCAGCCCCGGGCAGTTCTTCGATATCCGAATCCCCGGCGCCGAGACCAACCCCACCCGGTCCTACTCGCCCGCGAACATCGCCAACGATGAGGGGGAATTGGAGCTGCTCATCCGCTTGTTACCCGACGGCCGGTTTTCCGAGTACCTGAGAAACCATATAACCAAAGGTGAACGGCTCACCTTGCGGGGTCCCGGCGGTATTTTCGGGCTCAAGGAAAACGGCTTCAGGCCGCGCTATTTCGTCGCCGGCGGTACCGGTCTGGCCCCCGTCCTGTCCATGGTGCGGCACATGCACGCCTACGGCGAGCCACAGGAAAGCCATATCTATTTCGGCGTCAACACCGCCGCCGAAGTCTTCTGTATCGATACATTGAAGGCGCTCGAATCCGCCATGAATAACCTCACGGTGCACATCTGCGTGTGGCAGCCGGACCATGCCTGGGACGGCGAGCGCGGGAGCGTCATCGATATCGTCCGGCGCGATCTGCGCGAGCTACGTGCCAAGCCGGACATCTATCTGTGCGGTCCGCCCGGCATGGTGGACGCGGCGCACGCCGCATGCGACGAATTCGGCATTCCCAAAAATCAGATCTATATGGAGAAATTTCTGCCTTCCGGACCTTGCGGCGAAGCGTGTGACCCGACCGTGGTGCACGTTCATCATTCAGCCGGGTGA
- the mmoD gene encoding soluble methane monooxygenase-binding protein MmoD: MNINDLLIEELRRLEDNRGETPFVPVHHWQLIAHERGYEAYAKDMDCVWRWVIVRDGQVMQEGCSISLSSSIRSVQHVLAFYTALPPSSQPAS; this comes from the coding sequence ATGAATATCAACGACTTACTGATAGAAGAATTGCGAAGGCTGGAAGACAATCGAGGAGAAACGCCGTTCGTACCCGTCCATCACTGGCAACTCATCGCGCACGAGCGCGGCTACGAAGCCTACGCGAAAGATATGGACTGTGTCTGGCGCTGGGTCATCGTCCGCGACGGGCAGGTCATGCAGGAAGGCTGTTCAATCAGCCTGAGCTCGTCGATCCGCTCGGTCCAGCATGTCCTCGCGTTTTACACCGCGCTCCCCCCGTCTTCCCAACCGGCCTCTTAA
- the mmoZ gene encoding aromatic/alkene monooxygenase hydroxylase subunit gamma, which translates to MANYPVHDNPVRDAWMDKIGKLNKLDKAVEFLKDFRLKHTTPLRTTYELELDYLWIENRIEEKVAQLKAHAFTDQQFLEDCATGESARAVAESWLAKINACTDKWAAEKVHIQFRQLYKPPVMPVNYFMDADRQLGSRLMELRDIDYYDTPLETLRKQRGVKVVHLQPASVQ; encoded by the coding sequence ATGGCCAATTACCCCGTACACGACAATCCGGTCCGCGACGCCTGGATGGACAAGATCGGCAAGCTCAACAAGCTGGATAAAGCCGTGGAATTCCTCAAGGATTTCCGTCTCAAGCACACCACGCCGTTACGCACGACCTACGAGCTGGAGCTGGATTATCTCTGGATAGAAAACAGGATCGAGGAAAAAGTCGCGCAACTGAAGGCCCACGCCTTCACCGACCAGCAGTTCCTCGAAGATTGCGCCACCGGCGAAAGCGCCAGGGCGGTCGCGGAGTCCTGGCTGGCGAAGATAAACGCCTGCACCGACAAATGGGCGGCCGAAAAGGTCCACATCCAGTTCCGCCAGCTCTACAAGCCCCCCGTCATGCCGGTGAATTATTTTATGGATGCCGACCGGCAACTGGGATCCAGGCTGATGGAACTGCGCGATATCGATTACTACGACACGCCGCTCGAGACATTGCGCAAGCAGCGCGGCGTGAAAGTGGTGCATCTGCAGCCTGCATCGGTTCAGTGA
- the mmoB gene encoding methane monooxygenase regulator MmoB — MAQKANAYDAGIMQLKGKEFANEFFAEENQVVHESNTVVLVLKKSDEVNMIVDELLLTEFKKANPTLVVEDRAGYWWLKADGKIEVDCDEVTELLGRDYSVYDFLVDVSSTIGRAYTLGNKFTITSELMGLDRKLEDLRT; from the coding sequence ATGGCACAAAAAGCCAACGCATATGACGCCGGGATCATGCAGCTCAAGGGCAAGGAGTTCGCCAACGAGTTCTTTGCCGAGGAAAACCAGGTCGTCCACGAAAGCAATACCGTAGTTCTGGTTCTCAAGAAATCCGACGAAGTCAACATGATCGTCGACGAACTCTTGCTGACCGAGTTCAAGAAGGCCAATCCCACCCTGGTGGTGGAAGACCGCGCCGGTTACTGGTGGCTGAAGGCGGACGGCAAGATCGAGGTTGATTGCGACGAAGTCACCGAACTGCTCGGCCGGGACTACAGCGTTTACGACTTCCTGGTGGACGTGTCGTCAACCATCGGGCGTGCTTACACCCTGGGCAACAAGTTCACCATCACCAGCGAGTTGATGGGGCTGGATCGCAAACTCGAAGATCTGCGCACCTGA
- the mmoY gene encoding aromatic/alkene monooxygenase hydroxylase subunit beta, protein MSMLEERKRGLTDPGMATVILESIPDHPLDTQRKMGYFVEPRWKRLTEYEALTVYAQPNADWIPGGLDWGDWTQKFHGGRPSWGNETTELHTTDWFRHRDPHRRWHAPYVKDKAEEWRYTERFLEAYSAEGQVRSMKPEWRDQVINRLWGAFLFNEYALFNAHSSVAREALSDTIRVTSVNSALDKVDIAQMVQLERSFLAKIVPGFPESTDEPREEWLKGQVYKGAREAVENIWQSIYDWNESLLAVHLIYDPLFGQFVRRETFQRLAPRFGDNLTPFFVNQAQTYFQIAKAGMRDMFFVCLAEDPEFAEYNRRVMRIWMAKWLEPTVTALRDFMGIFARLPENGKTTRDEIVQSVNRVVDDWVEDYADKVDFKADRGRIVTTILSGLK, encoded by the coding sequence ATGAGTATGTTGGAAGAAAGAAAAAGGGGCCTGACCGATCCGGGCATGGCCACCGTGATTCTCGAGTCGATCCCGGACCATCCGCTGGATACTCAGCGAAAGATGGGCTATTTCGTCGAGCCCCGCTGGAAGAGGCTGACGGAATACGAGGCGTTGACCGTCTATGCCCAGCCGAACGCCGACTGGATTCCCGGTGGACTCGATTGGGGCGACTGGACCCAGAAATTCCACGGCGGCCGTCCATCGTGGGGGAATGAGACCACCGAACTGCACACCACCGACTGGTTCCGGCACCGCGATCCGCATCGCCGCTGGCACGCGCCTTATGTGAAGGACAAGGCCGAGGAATGGCGCTACACCGAGCGCTTCCTGGAGGCCTATTCCGCCGAAGGACAGGTCCGTTCCATGAAACCGGAGTGGCGCGACCAAGTCATCAACCGCCTGTGGGGCGCTTTCCTGTTCAATGAATACGCCTTGTTCAACGCGCACTCCTCAGTAGCTCGCGAAGCGCTTTCCGACACCATCCGGGTGACCTCGGTCAACAGCGCCCTGGACAAGGTCGATATCGCGCAAATGGTCCAGTTGGAACGCAGTTTCCTCGCCAAGATCGTGCCCGGTTTCCCGGAAAGCACCGACGAGCCTAGGGAAGAGTGGCTAAAAGGCCAAGTCTACAAGGGCGCCAGGGAAGCGGTCGAAAATATCTGGCAATCGATTTATGACTGGAACGAAAGCCTGCTGGCGGTCCATCTGATATACGACCCGCTGTTCGGCCAGTTCGTGCGCCGTGAAACCTTCCAGCGTCTGGCACCGCGTTTCGGCGACAATCTCACGCCGTTCTTCGTCAACCAGGCCCAGACCTACTTCCAGATCGCCAAGGCCGGCATGCGGGACATGTTCTTCGTGTGCCTGGCGGAAGATCCGGAGTTCGCCGAGTACAACCGTCGGGTCATGCGCATCTGGATGGCCAAATGGCTGGAGCCGACCGTGACGGCCCTGCGCGATTTCATGGGCATCTTCGCCCGCCTGCCGGAGAACGGCAAAACCACCCGCGACGAAATCGTCCAATCCGTAAACCGCGTCGTCGACGACTGGGTCGAGGATTACGCCGACAAAGTCGACTTCAAGGCCGATCGCGGCCGCATCGTTACCACCATTCTGTCTGGACTGAAATAG
- the mmoX gene encoding aromatic/alkene monooxygenase hydroxylase subunit alpha translates to MAISSATKAATDALATNRAPTGVNAQEVHRWMQSFNWEFKNNRTKYATKYHMANETKEQFKLIAKEYARMEAVKDERQFGSLQDALTRLNAGNRIHPKWGETMKVASNFLEVGEYNAIAGSAMLWDSATAAEQKNGYLAQVLDEIRHTNQCAYVNYYYAKHYHDPAGHNDARRTRAIGPLWKGMKRVFADGFISGDAVECSINLQLVGEACFTNPLIVAITEWAAANGDEITPTVFLSIETDELRHMANGYQTVVSIANDPAAAKYLNTDLNNAFWTQQKYFTPVLGMLFEYGSKFKVEPWVKTWNRWVYEDWGGIWIGRLGKYGVESPRSLRDAKRDAYWAHHDLFMLAYALWPTGFFRLSLPDAEEMQWFEENYPGWYDHYGKIYEEWRARGCEDPSSGFIPLMWFIENNHPIYIDRVSQVPFCPSLCKGASTLRVHEYNGKKHSFSDDWGERMWLSEPDRYECQNIFEQYEGRELSEVIAEQHGVRADGKTLIGQPHVRGDKLWTLDDIKRLNCVFQDPLKRFN, encoded by the coding sequence ATGGCTATCAGCAGTGCGACCAAGGCGGCCACCGATGCCTTGGCGACCAATCGGGCGCCCACCGGCGTCAATGCACAAGAAGTCCATCGCTGGATGCAGAGCTTCAACTGGGAGTTCAAGAACAACCGGACGAAGTATGCGACCAAATACCACATGGCGAACGAAACCAAGGAGCAGTTCAAGCTCATCGCCAAGGAATACGCGCGCATGGAAGCGGTCAAGGACGAACGGCAATTCGGCAGTTTGCAGGATGCGCTCACCCGTCTGAATGCCGGCAACCGTATTCACCCCAAATGGGGCGAGACCATGAAAGTCGCGTCCAACTTCCTGGAAGTGGGGGAATACAACGCCATCGCCGGTTCCGCCATGCTCTGGGACAGTGCTACCGCCGCCGAGCAGAAGAACGGTTACCTTGCCCAGGTGCTGGACGAAATCCGCCATACCAACCAATGTGCCTACGTCAATTATTACTACGCCAAGCATTACCACGATCCGGCCGGCCATAACGATGCCCGCCGCACCCGTGCCATAGGTCCCCTGTGGAAAGGAATGAAGCGGGTATTCGCCGACGGCTTCATTTCCGGCGACGCAGTGGAATGTTCGATCAATCTGCAATTGGTCGGGGAAGCGTGTTTCACCAACCCCCTGATCGTCGCGATTACCGAATGGGCCGCCGCCAACGGCGACGAAATCACGCCGACCGTGTTCCTGTCGATCGAAACCGACGAACTCCGGCACATGGCCAACGGCTATCAGACGGTGGTGTCCATCGCCAACGATCCGGCCGCGGCGAAATACCTCAACACCGACCTGAACAATGCCTTCTGGACCCAGCAGAAATACTTCACGCCGGTGCTGGGCATGCTGTTCGAGTACGGCTCCAAGTTCAAGGTCGAGCCGTGGGTCAAGACCTGGAACCGCTGGGTCTACGAAGACTGGGGCGGAATCTGGATCGGACGTCTCGGAAAATACGGCGTGGAATCGCCGCGCAGCCTGCGCGACGCCAAGAGGGACGCTTACTGGGCGCATCACGACTTGTTCATGCTGGCCTACGCGCTGTGGCCGACCGGGTTCTTCCGTCTCTCCCTGCCCGACGCCGAGGAAATGCAGTGGTTCGAGGAAAACTATCCCGGCTGGTATGACCACTACGGCAAGATCTACGAAGAATGGCGCGCCCGCGGCTGCGAGGATCCATCCTCGGGCTTCATCCCCCTGATGTGGTTCATAGAGAACAATCATCCGATTTACATCGACCGCGTCTCCCAGGTGCCGTTCTGTCCGAGCCTGTGCAAAGGCGCCAGCACGCTGCGAGTACATGAATACAACGGCAAGAAGCACTCGTTCAGCGACGACTGGGGCGAACGCATGTGGCTGAGCGAACCGGATCGCTATGAATGCCAGAACATCTTCGAGCAATACGAAGGCCGCGAGCTGTCCGAAGTCATCGCCGAGCAGCACGGCGTGCGCGCCGACGGCAAGACCCTGATCGGCCAGCCCCACGTGCGCGGCGACAAGCTGTGGACGCTGGACGACATCAAGCGCCTCAACTGCGTTTTCCAGGACCCGCTGAAACGCTTCAACTGA
- a CDS encoding NAD-dependent epimerase/dehydratase family protein yields the protein MKCLILGGGGFIGTHLVDTLLEHQHEVRVFDRPNLKVSARYLKRENIEWFEGDFINIEDISRAMEGCDILFHLAWSTLPKSSNENIVYDCETNLVATLRLLDAACKYNIKRVVFTSSGGTVYGLPCELPIKETHPTEPIVPYGITKLTVEKYLKLYKTINNLDFTVLRIANPFGERQQLTSAQGAVTIFLAKALKGETIEIWGDGKVIRDYIYIKDVAEALLKAMDHKGSFDVFNIGSGRGRSLNDIVSAIESLLERPVSCRYLPSRKFDVPANVLDISRAETSLGWAPNTSFEQGLIYTAEWLKALEN from the coding sequence ATGAAATGCTTGATTTTGGGCGGCGGCGGATTCATTGGTACACACCTGGTAGATACATTACTTGAACATCAGCATGAGGTCAGGGTTTTCGATAGGCCGAATCTGAAAGTTTCGGCGAGATATTTGAAACGAGAAAATATAGAATGGTTTGAAGGAGATTTTATAAATATTGAGGATATATCACGCGCTATGGAAGGATGCGATATCCTATTTCATTTGGCTTGGTCAACGCTGCCGAAATCGTCGAATGAAAATATCGTCTACGACTGCGAAACAAATCTCGTCGCCACGCTCAGATTATTGGATGCGGCCTGTAAATACAATATCAAGAGGGTCGTTTTTACGTCATCAGGAGGGACGGTCTACGGTCTGCCTTGCGAGCTTCCCATCAAAGAAACGCACCCTACCGAACCTATCGTTCCATACGGAATAACAAAATTGACGGTCGAAAAGTATCTGAAGCTTTATAAGACCATTAACAATTTGGACTTCACGGTTTTGCGCATAGCAAACCCTTTCGGAGAAAGGCAACAGTTAACATCCGCTCAAGGTGCGGTAACGATATTTTTGGCGAAAGCCCTGAAAGGGGAAACCATAGAGATCTGGGGAGACGGCAAGGTGATAAGGGATTACATCTACATTAAGGATGTGGCGGAAGCTCTACTAAAAGCCATGGACCATAAGGGAAGTTTTGACGTATTCAATATCGGTTCGGGGCGCGGGCGCAGCCTGAATGACATTGTTTCTGCCATTGAAAGTTTGCTCGAACGGCCGGTAAGCTGCCGTTATCTGCCATCTCGAAAGTTTGACGTGCCGGCTAACGTACTCGACATTTCACGTGCAGAAACGTCATTGGGATGGGCTCCGAACACGTCATTCGAGCAAGGATTGATCTACACGGCAGAATGGCTGAAAGCTTTGGAGAACTGA
- a CDS encoding O-antigen ligase family protein, with protein sequence MAVGRADAGSLTAVFRNPVYLLFAALGAAATVFLITGAVKFYAAVPVGVVGLLAIIYRPRLGFYLTLMAIPLEMAGKIGNILPFVNITLAKIFALATLLAWAVHVLARKTKIVWPKEVIILCLYFIAGLISLIDAQELKRGYQELIILASTIIFLFLVCNLIRKREHMTRALALFAVVSLATFAYAVVQRVLPNTEIKERIGWLEDGEAASGLEVSGIESKSIGVVRRATGTTAHSNVLAADTAFLVPILFGFMKLSRNRWMKVVLWTAVGICFAAAMASLSRTGMLTYLLILPMLLATRLLRINMVGILLGFIGFLGSIPFLPDGISRIFNPELYLSKNSVSVSERYKLWDAAIRALADHPFNGMGIGNNRGIFAYYENSWNPGLLTVHNSYLQVGIETGMIGMAAILAFIIFLLYRGQKARRIYARLDDEWGYVMSTSIMISITAFFIMGALAYDFMRIGFKNMWLMIGCLVLLHRLAHQASNSRSANSAQLENTKNI encoded by the coding sequence ATGGCGGTAGGACGTGCGGATGCCGGTTCATTAACTGCAGTGTTCAGGAACCCGGTTTATTTGCTATTTGCGGCGCTAGGTGCGGCCGCGACCGTTTTCCTCATAACCGGCGCGGTCAAGTTCTACGCCGCCGTTCCGGTCGGCGTGGTCGGGCTGCTGGCCATTATCTACAGGCCAAGACTCGGATTTTACCTGACGCTTATGGCCATTCCGCTGGAGATGGCCGGCAAGATCGGGAACATACTGCCGTTCGTCAATATCACCTTAGCGAAGATTTTCGCCCTGGCGACCTTGCTTGCCTGGGCGGTTCATGTCCTTGCCCGAAAGACAAAAATCGTCTGGCCAAAAGAAGTCATTATCTTGTGCCTTTATTTCATCGCCGGACTGATCTCGCTCATCGACGCCCAAGAGCTGAAACGCGGTTATCAAGAACTGATCATTCTCGCTTCCACGATCATATTCCTTTTCCTGGTTTGTAATCTGATTCGTAAGCGGGAGCACATGACCCGAGCACTGGCATTGTTTGCCGTGGTGAGTCTGGCCACCTTCGCCTACGCAGTCGTTCAACGCGTGTTACCGAATACGGAAATCAAGGAGCGCATCGGATGGCTCGAGGATGGTGAGGCCGCAAGCGGCCTGGAGGTCAGCGGTATCGAATCCAAGAGCATCGGCGTGGTAAGGCGTGCCACGGGGACGACTGCCCACTCCAATGTGCTTGCCGCGGATACCGCGTTCCTCGTCCCCATACTCTTCGGGTTTATGAAACTCAGCCGAAATCGATGGATGAAAGTCGTGCTGTGGACGGCAGTGGGTATATGCTTCGCGGCAGCGATGGCCTCGCTTTCCCGCACCGGCATGCTGACCTATCTGCTGATATTGCCCATGCTGCTCGCCACCAGATTGTTACGGATAAACATGGTGGGTATTCTGCTGGGCTTTATCGGTTTTCTCGGCAGTATTCCTTTCCTCCCGGATGGAATTTCGCGAATATTCAATCCCGAGCTTTATCTATCAAAAAACAGCGTCAGTGTTTCCGAACGCTATAAGCTGTGGGACGCCGCTATCCGCGCCCTGGCCGACCATCCATTCAACGGCATGGGAATAGGCAACAACCGCGGCATTTTTGCCTATTATGAAAATTCTTGGAATCCGGGCTTGCTGACGGTACACAACTCGTATCTTCAGGTAGGTATAGAGACAGGCATGATAGGCATGGCAGCCATTCTTGCATTCATCATTTTTCTGCTATATCGCGGGCAGAAGGCCCGGCGGATTTATGCCAGGCTCGATGACGAATGGGGGTATGTCATGTCGACTTCCATCATGATCAGTATTACGGCCTTTTTCATAATGGGTGCGCTGGCCTACGATTTCATGCGCATCGGGTTCAAGAACATGTGGCTCATGATCGGTTGCCTGGTGTTGCTGCACCGCCTGGCCCATCAGGCATCAAATTCTCGAAGCGCCAATTCGGCTCAGCTCGAAAATACGAAGAACATCTAG
- a CDS encoding oligosaccharide flippase family protein, which yields MSKSTMQSMLRALLKVSIGSAGYVVTGFAANVIAANTLGANAFGVFSLAISLLNVLQEVCGSGIDLAMVRIAAGYLPEDRVRAEMVFKAAFRVKILITLVLSGALYALADTIALAVFKEPALGRPLEWASVGLIGFALMNYQLARLQAEERFTAYAFLKAAANAAKVAALLALWQLDGISLDAVAMAWMLTFFVSYLAGMPLFAWPSRRISGRPSRHDFSELFKFARWIIASHFLFTLYSRVDAFLLGRYWGSYEIGVYSVAWNLSFVIDLLTYSVITTLLPRAARLTTDREKSAHLKTTVLLCTGLAVTLSPLFFLIDFILAVLFPDFAGSAEPFRILLIGGLVTLIVHPLYLILYSSNRAEILTAIDFFLVLFSFCLGLYLVPRYGINGAAYTTMAGRIFGSALIAFFVGRQIVSGKN from the coding sequence ATGTCAAAAAGCACTATGCAATCCATGCTGAGGGCACTGCTCAAGGTTTCCATCGGCAGCGCCGGTTATGTTGTGACCGGCTTCGCCGCGAACGTCATCGCTGCCAACACCCTGGGCGCAAATGCTTTCGGGGTGTTTTCCCTCGCCATCAGCTTGCTGAATGTCCTCCAGGAAGTCTGCGGCAGCGGGATAGACCTGGCGATGGTCCGCATCGCCGCGGGGTATCTCCCTGAAGACCGCGTACGCGCGGAAATGGTCTTCAAAGCCGCGTTCAGGGTAAAAATCCTGATCACCCTGGTGCTTTCCGGAGCGCTGTATGCCTTGGCCGACACCATAGCGCTGGCGGTATTCAAGGAGCCGGCTCTAGGGAGGCCGCTAGAATGGGCCAGCGTGGGTCTGATCGGATTCGCGCTCATGAATTACCAGTTGGCCCGGTTACAGGCCGAGGAACGCTTCACGGCATATGCTTTCTTAAAAGCTGCGGCCAACGCAGCTAAGGTGGCGGCGCTTCTGGCCCTATGGCAGCTTGACGGAATCAGCCTGGACGCGGTGGCAATGGCATGGATGCTGACATTCTTTGTGAGCTACCTGGCTGGCATGCCGTTGTTTGCCTGGCCATCACGGCGGATTTCCGGCCGCCCCTCGCGGCATGATTTCTCGGAGCTCTTCAAGTTCGCGCGCTGGATTATCGCCTCGCACTTTCTCTTCACCCTATATTCCCGCGTGGATGCGTTCTTGCTGGGAAGATATTGGGGCTCGTACGAAATCGGCGTGTATTCGGTCGCCTGGAATCTAAGTTTTGTGATCGACTTGCTGACTTATTCGGTCATTACCACGCTGCTGCCAAGAGCGGCGCGCCTGACAACCGACCGGGAAAAGTCGGCGCACCTCAAAACAACCGTCCTCCTATGCACCGGTCTAGCGGTAACCCTATCTCCCCTATTTTTTCTCATCGATTTTATACTGGCCGTATTGTTCCCGGACTTCGCCGGTTCGGCGGAACCTTTCCGCATACTTCTGATAGGGGGGCTGGTAACGCTGATAGTGCATCCCTTGTACCTCATATTGTATTCAAGCAACCGGGCGGAAATTCTGACAGCCATCGATTTTTTCCTGGTGCTGTTCAGTTTTTGCCTGGGACTGTATCTGGTGCCGCGGTACGGGATCAATGGCGCGGCCTACACGACGATGGCCGGTCGCATATTCGGTTCTGCCCTGATCGCGTTTTTCGTGGGCAGGCAAATCGTCAGCGGGAAAAATTGA